A single window of Micrococcaceae bacterium Sec5.1 DNA harbors:
- a CDS encoding iron-siderophore ABC transporter substrate-binding protein encodes MASLLPRRALLKTAGTATAALAAVALSLTGCSTGPATTTTPATEQAETAAFPVTIKHAFGETTIKEQPKRVVTISWVNDDVAIALGVVPVGVPKNEWGNNDKGSTPWKDAALEKLGAGFGSDKAPAQFSEADGINFTEIAKLNPDVILGAYSGLEEADYKKLSEIAPVVAYPELAYGTPWQESTTIIGKALGKEAEAKKLIEDTEATVKDKVSKYPQIKDKTFIYGNLEPAKGDGVNVYTAIDNRPRFLSEIGMKLAPVVEQNTKTNKDFFIPWSAEKANELQSDVFVTWVPEAATADAIKADPLLGQIPAVKSGALVADADQTLTLSISASSPLSLPWALDTFLPQLGSAADKAADAAGK; translated from the coding sequence GTGGCTTCCCTTCTTCCACGCCGTGCCCTGCTGAAGACCGCAGGCACCGCCACAGCCGCTTTGGCCGCCGTCGCCCTTTCCCTCACGGGCTGCTCCACCGGGCCTGCCACCACCACCACTCCGGCAACGGAGCAGGCCGAAACCGCTGCTTTCCCCGTGACCATCAAGCACGCTTTCGGCGAGACCACCATCAAGGAACAGCCCAAGCGCGTAGTCACCATTTCCTGGGTCAATGACGACGTCGCAATAGCCCTGGGCGTTGTCCCGGTTGGCGTTCCCAAGAACGAGTGGGGCAATAACGACAAGGGCTCCACGCCGTGGAAGGATGCCGCGCTGGAAAAGCTTGGCGCAGGCTTCGGTTCGGACAAGGCTCCCGCGCAGTTCTCCGAGGCGGACGGCATCAACTTCACAGAGATCGCCAAGCTGAATCCGGACGTTATCCTCGGCGCCTACTCCGGCCTGGAGGAAGCCGATTACAAGAAGCTTTCGGAAATCGCTCCCGTGGTTGCTTACCCGGAGCTCGCCTACGGTACGCCGTGGCAGGAGAGCACCACCATCATCGGTAAGGCCCTCGGCAAGGAAGCCGAAGCCAAGAAGCTGATAGAGGACACCGAAGCCACCGTCAAGGACAAGGTTTCCAAGTACCCGCAGATCAAGGACAAGACCTTTATCTACGGCAACCTGGAACCGGCAAAGGGCGACGGCGTGAACGTCTACACGGCCATCGACAACCGCCCGCGCTTCCTCTCTGAAATCGGTATGAAGCTCGCTCCGGTAGTGGAGCAGAACACGAAGACCAACAAGGACTTCTTCATCCCGTGGTCCGCTGAGAAAGCCAACGAGCTCCAGTCCGATGTCTTCGTGACATGGGTGCCGGAAGCCGCCACAGCCGATGCCATCAAGGCCGACCCCCTGCTGGGCCAGATACCCGCCGTCAAGTCCGGCGCACTCGTTGCCGACGCCGATCAGACCCTTACCCTGTCCATCTCCGCATCCTCGCCGCTGAGCCTGCCGTGGGCGCTGGACACGTTCCTGCCGCAGCTGGGCAGCGCCGCGGACAAGGCTGCCGACGCGGCAGGCAAGTAA
- a CDS encoding FBP domain-containing protein has translation MQKITAQQIRSSFINASRSEAAKLNLPRDFETIDWDNREFLGWRDEKMPQRGYLVVPHRGKLTGIMLRAPEGGSGKKRVVLCELCRDVFSKDDVYLWVAKKAGQSGKDGNTVGTLICAEFGCSANVRKEPPANEINPDPAVVVVRQIAGLEERTAQFLDRVRGTPTR, from the coding sequence ATGCAGAAAATCACTGCCCAACAAATCCGTTCATCGTTCATCAATGCCAGCCGCTCCGAAGCTGCCAAGCTCAATCTTCCCCGCGACTTTGAAACCATCGACTGGGACAACCGTGAATTCCTCGGCTGGCGCGACGAAAAGATGCCCCAGCGCGGATATCTGGTGGTCCCGCACAGGGGCAAGCTCACCGGAATCATGCTTCGCGCTCCCGAAGGTGGCTCCGGAAAGAAGCGCGTGGTCCTTTGTGAATTGTGCCGGGACGTCTTCTCCAAAGACGACGTCTATCTGTGGGTTGCCAAGAAGGCCGGACAGTCAGGCAAGGACGGCAACACCGTGGGGACCCTGATCTGCGCCGAGTTCGGATGCAGCGCCAATGTGCGCAAGGAACCGCCCGCCAACGAGATCAACCCGGACCCTGCCGTCGTCGTGGTTCGGCAAATCGCCGGGCTCGAAGAGCGGACGGCCCAGTTCCTGGATCGGGTGCGCGGGACCCCCACCCGCTAA
- a CDS encoding ATP-binding protein translates to MTIASMLPLGELTNPGQMRLALVQVVNWGTFHGAHTMHVDRNGTLLTGNSGVGKSTLFDAMLRVFDARPRSNEAAAQRSGGAVEDKRTTFTYMRGKVGDKAVGDGSASAFQRPGATWSAVALTFDNAAGTKVTVSALFDLPKNGTESSVGRFYVIDNKPLDLEAIEGIAQKRFTKGALEGIFPDGQVFDVHKAFAERFRRLLGINSDQALPLLRVIQAGKGLGGSVNTFFRDQVLDAPATLAAADDVVEEFSNLMSIRQRLEDVRQQRDQLAPVPGLNKDYAQALLDANRLRELAGEEFEAYKQQLAVTVHAKTLARFKELAQSKAQELAAERTVRDALAKELRELELDYNNRGGNAISAIEQSLENARVSLKLRQQVEESARKALADAGLNLEWSAEGWDQAHEQAATRSAELKDDSEALKELRFEAFDGHATKKRELAAAEQELLSLRSRKSLLPPSSIENRAAIAAATGIPEERMPFGGELIDLAEGQDQWRPSAERALRNLATTLLVPGEHFAAVTRYLNDNTVRGALRAVDVSKPVAGGALAVEDVSDGDLLTKLSILTSGANADAGEWIRERIALDFAYPCVEDPDELASMDKGLSLGGVVKRNRHTVEKDDRFTSRQDYVLGFDNASKLELVAARVGELENELAKAAELAQSREDSHQGMARQLEALRRVAEDERPWEQVSAVVAADELARIEQRLTDALAAQADLEPLRASIEAVREKHQSSTGAAAVLQSEYKALDQKMVTADGLLDAARLKLEQAPPSGSTVAALEPYFAGVGEVSELYELDNLANSVRNKLLDELHAAESRSQATAERLTRIFEAFVRDWGSAISADYGTSISAAGDFESRYHAIVSDGLPAQEAEFRLFFNQRTHESFSTLLHLLDEERRSITSRILPLNGILSEVNFHEGSYLELDIKQTLPATAKQFKDAIQNALKAKHTRPSRSASAAAGTEADDDAELTARYKSLETLVKRLGSQTPEDRRWRAEVLDVRGHLFIQCKEHREVAAKSAKAGKSGKKKTEVFMHADTGSMSGGERQRFTAFIMAAALSYQLGIAEQGFTTYGTVMMDEAFVLASEEFAGAGIKALHEFGFQLLLAAPENVIDLSRHLGSVTEILRDKRTNRSGVLTAPVIAGPGEPGAWRSEANPVDIVLR, encoded by the coding sequence GTGACGATCGCAAGCATGCTCCCGCTCGGCGAGCTCACGAACCCCGGACAGATGCGCCTGGCACTCGTGCAGGTGGTCAACTGGGGCACGTTCCATGGGGCCCACACTATGCACGTGGATCGAAACGGCACTCTCCTGACGGGCAATTCGGGCGTCGGCAAGTCGACGCTGTTTGATGCCATGCTCCGGGTGTTTGATGCCCGTCCGCGGTCCAATGAGGCTGCTGCCCAGCGGTCCGGCGGTGCTGTGGAGGACAAGAGGACCACGTTTACTTATATGCGCGGCAAGGTCGGTGATAAGGCTGTTGGCGATGGTTCGGCCAGTGCCTTCCAGCGCCCGGGTGCCACCTGGTCCGCCGTCGCGCTGACGTTCGACAACGCGGCCGGCACGAAGGTGACGGTCTCGGCGCTGTTTGATTTGCCGAAGAATGGTACGGAGTCCAGCGTCGGGCGTTTTTACGTGATCGACAACAAGCCGCTGGACTTGGAAGCGATCGAGGGGATTGCCCAGAAGAGGTTCACCAAGGGTGCGTTGGAGGGGATCTTCCCTGACGGCCAGGTGTTCGACGTTCACAAGGCGTTCGCCGAGCGGTTCCGCAGGCTCCTTGGCATCAACTCTGACCAGGCGCTTCCCCTGCTGCGTGTGATCCAGGCCGGGAAGGGCCTTGGCGGCAGCGTTAATACGTTCTTCCGGGACCAGGTACTCGATGCCCCGGCTACGTTGGCTGCGGCTGATGATGTGGTGGAGGAATTCAGCAACCTGATGTCCATCCGGCAGCGGTTGGAGGATGTCCGGCAGCAGCGCGACCAGCTGGCGCCGGTTCCGGGGCTGAACAAGGACTATGCGCAGGCGTTGTTGGATGCGAACAGGCTCCGCGAGTTGGCCGGCGAGGAATTTGAGGCGTACAAGCAGCAGCTTGCGGTCACGGTCCACGCCAAGACCTTGGCGCGTTTCAAGGAGTTGGCGCAGTCCAAGGCGCAGGAACTCGCTGCCGAGCGCACGGTCCGGGATGCTTTGGCCAAGGAGCTGCGTGAACTGGAGCTGGATTACAACAACCGCGGTGGTAACGCGATTTCGGCTATCGAGCAGTCGCTGGAGAACGCCCGTGTAAGCCTGAAGTTGCGCCAACAGGTGGAGGAATCCGCCAGGAAAGCGTTGGCCGATGCCGGGCTGAACCTTGAATGGTCGGCCGAGGGCTGGGACCAGGCCCATGAGCAGGCTGCCACGCGTTCAGCGGAGTTGAAGGACGATTCGGAGGCTTTGAAGGAGCTCCGTTTCGAGGCCTTCGACGGCCACGCGACGAAGAAACGCGAGCTGGCCGCGGCTGAGCAGGAGCTGCTGTCGTTGCGGTCGCGCAAGTCTTTGCTGCCGCCGTCGAGTATTGAGAACCGAGCCGCGATCGCAGCCGCGACCGGCATCCCCGAGGAGCGCATGCCGTTCGGCGGTGAGCTGATCGACCTCGCCGAGGGCCAGGATCAGTGGCGTCCGTCCGCCGAACGTGCGCTGCGCAACCTCGCCACCACACTGTTGGTCCCGGGAGAGCACTTCGCTGCTGTTACGCGGTACTTGAACGACAACACGGTCCGTGGCGCACTGCGTGCAGTGGATGTGTCCAAGCCCGTTGCCGGTGGCGCGCTGGCTGTGGAGGACGTGTCCGACGGCGACCTCTTGACTAAGTTGAGCATCCTCACCTCGGGTGCCAATGCCGACGCCGGGGAGTGGATCCGCGAGCGGATCGCCTTGGACTTCGCGTACCCGTGCGTGGAGGACCCGGACGAGCTTGCTTCGATGGATAAGGGCCTCAGCCTGGGTGGTGTGGTCAAACGCAACCGGCACACCGTGGAAAAGGACGACCGTTTCACGAGCCGGCAGGATTACGTCCTCGGCTTCGATAATGCGTCCAAGCTTGAACTGGTGGCGGCCCGGGTGGGCGAGCTGGAAAACGAGCTCGCAAAGGCTGCCGAATTGGCGCAAAGCCGTGAGGATTCCCACCAAGGGATGGCCCGGCAACTGGAAGCGCTCCGCCGCGTCGCTGAAGATGAGCGGCCGTGGGAGCAGGTTTCCGCAGTCGTGGCCGCGGACGAACTTGCCCGGATCGAACAGCGCCTCACTGATGCCCTGGCTGCCCAGGCGGACCTGGAACCGTTGCGCGCCAGCATCGAGGCCGTACGCGAAAAGCACCAGTCCTCCACAGGCGCGGCCGCCGTGCTGCAGAGTGAATACAAAGCGCTCGACCAGAAGATGGTCACAGCTGACGGCCTGCTCGATGCCGCGAGGTTGAAGCTTGAGCAAGCACCGCCGTCGGGCTCTACCGTAGCCGCGCTTGAACCGTACTTTGCCGGCGTCGGCGAGGTGTCCGAGCTTTACGAACTCGACAACCTGGCCAACAGCGTCCGCAACAAGCTGCTCGACGAGCTGCACGCCGCCGAATCACGCAGCCAGGCTACGGCAGAGCGTCTGACGCGAATCTTCGAGGCTTTCGTTCGCGATTGGGGCAGTGCCATCAGCGCGGACTATGGCACGTCCATTAGTGCTGCCGGGGACTTCGAATCGCGATATCACGCGATCGTGAGCGATGGCTTGCCCGCCCAGGAGGCGGAGTTCCGGCTGTTCTTCAACCAGCGCACGCACGAGTCGTTCAGTACGCTCCTGCACCTGCTGGACGAGGAGCGCCGGAGCATCACCAGCCGGATCCTGCCCCTCAACGGCATCCTGTCCGAGGTCAATTTCCACGAAGGCAGCTACCTGGAACTGGACATCAAGCAGACGCTTCCGGCTACGGCCAAGCAGTTCAAGGACGCGATCCAGAACGCGCTGAAAGCCAAGCACACGCGGCCCTCCCGCAGTGCGTCTGCCGCTGCTGGAACAGAGGCCGATGACGACGCCGAGCTCACCGCCCGCTACAAGTCCCTGGAGACCCTGGTGAAGCGTCTCGGTTCCCAAACCCCTGAGGATCGCCGCTGGCGCGCCGAAGTGTTGGACGTCCGCGGCCACTTGTTTATCCAGTGCAAGGAGCACAGGGAGGTGGCCGCGAAGTCGGCCAAGGCCGGCAAATCCGGTAAGAAGAAGACCGAGGTCTTCATGCATGCCGATACCGGTTCCATGTCCGGTGGTGAGCGCCAGCGCTTCACGGCGTTCATCATGGCCGCGGCCCTGAGCTACCAGCTGGGGATCGCCGAGCAGGGCTTCACCACTTACGGCACCGTGATGATGGACGAAGCATTTGTGCTGGCATCCGAGGAATTCGCCGGGGCTGGAATCAAGGCCCTTCACGAATTCGGCTTCCAGTTGTTGCTGGCCGCACCGGAAAACGTCATCGATCTGTCCCGGCACCTTGGCTCGGTCACGGAAATCCTCCGCGACAAGCGGACCAACCGGTCCGGCGTGCTAACAGCTCCCGTCATTGCAGGCCCTGGCGAGCCTGGCGCATGGCGATCCGAAGCCAACCCCGTGGATATCGTCCTCCGATAA
- a CDS encoding DUF3375 family protein: MSRSAMSSADAISARLRDLEQLTKGPAWALTRSAPWVIAVLQASFTRTRPQLPLEEFHADVDAFLEQLRRQEPGLGGQQNGKAFGDEWTRRQFLTRRNQSGQIVYEVTEAAARVLAFLDSLSSDRSTLNGSRLGTLLGDVEKLANETNPDQSARLEALEEEIQERQQLVEDISSGQFDGLLDDEEAVEAAGNILDLAASLPADYKKMRDRIEELVGELRNQIIEESLSKGATMAQVLEADKRLRQSPEGRTFRSFTAFLEDPQQQLRFRSAIGEVLSRQFADDLSHEDRETLKNLVAELRTQHSQIQRIYGKLSESLNTYIQSDDVRQSVSLRKVLAEAEQAIRSMPYERDRPGLVRGPVLYNAGFESLAMVKLFDPDEFATPPRLADPIAFSDSDRVRSARTGKAKPAAVRAAMAGAATLGEAWENLPAEERHINTVRTLLSMALHGGAAFDRAAWEHIDFEQIDGSIRTAYLPVVSLNEDSDD, encoded by the coding sequence TTGTCCCGTTCAGCCATGTCCTCCGCCGACGCCATCAGTGCCCGGCTTCGCGACCTCGAGCAACTAACCAAAGGTCCAGCCTGGGCCCTCACACGTTCGGCCCCTTGGGTGATCGCGGTGCTGCAGGCTTCCTTCACCCGCACCCGGCCGCAGCTTCCGCTGGAAGAGTTCCATGCCGACGTCGACGCCTTCCTTGAGCAGCTTCGCCGCCAGGAACCAGGGCTGGGCGGCCAGCAGAACGGCAAGGCCTTCGGCGACGAATGGACGCGCAGGCAGTTCCTGACGCGCCGCAACCAGTCAGGCCAGATCGTTTACGAAGTCACCGAAGCAGCGGCGCGCGTGCTCGCCTTCCTGGACAGCCTCTCAAGCGATCGTTCCACGCTCAACGGTTCCCGCTTGGGCACGCTGCTCGGCGATGTGGAGAAGCTTGCCAACGAGACCAATCCGGACCAAAGCGCACGTTTGGAGGCGCTGGAGGAAGAAATCCAGGAGCGCCAGCAACTCGTCGAAGACATCAGCTCCGGCCAGTTCGACGGCCTCCTGGACGACGAAGAGGCTGTTGAGGCAGCCGGCAACATCCTTGACCTCGCAGCCAGCCTTCCCGCTGACTACAAGAAAATGCGTGACCGCATCGAGGAGTTGGTGGGCGAACTCCGCAACCAGATCATCGAGGAGTCGCTGAGCAAGGGCGCAACCATGGCCCAGGTTCTGGAGGCCGACAAACGCCTGCGTCAAAGTCCAGAGGGCCGAACGTTCCGCTCCTTCACAGCCTTTCTGGAAGACCCGCAGCAGCAGTTGCGTTTCCGCTCCGCGATCGGCGAGGTCTTGAGCCGTCAGTTCGCGGACGATCTTTCGCACGAGGACCGCGAAACGCTGAAGAACCTCGTGGCCGAACTGCGCACCCAGCACAGCCAGATCCAGAGAATCTACGGCAAGCTCTCCGAGAGCCTGAACACCTATATCCAGAGCGACGACGTCCGCCAGTCGGTCAGCCTGCGCAAGGTCTTAGCTGAGGCAGAGCAAGCCATCAGGTCCATGCCCTACGAACGCGACCGGCCAGGCCTGGTCCGCGGCCCCGTTCTGTACAACGCAGGGTTCGAGTCGCTGGCAATGGTCAAACTTTTCGACCCCGACGAGTTCGCGACCCCGCCCCGATTGGCCGATCCCATCGCCTTCAGTGACTCGGACCGGGTTCGGTCAGCCCGCACCGGAAAGGCGAAGCCTGCTGCTGTGCGGGCCGCGATGGCCGGCGCAGCTACCCTGGGCGAGGCGTGGGAAAACCTGCCCGCCGAGGAACGGCACATCAACACTGTCCGAACCCTGTTGTCCATGGCGCTGCATGGTGGTGCGGCCTTCGACCGGGCCGCTTGGGAACACATCGACTTCGAACAAATCGACGGCAGTATCCGCACTGCGTACTTGCCCGTTGTCTCGCTGAATGAGGATTCTGATGACTGA
- a CDS encoding acyl-CoA dehydrogenase family protein — MTSATDNSLTAASVNATAEEARAVAEAARETEWNRPSFAKGLYLGSFDLSLIHPWPQAKTEDVERGEEFMAKLEAFCRSMSGRVIERDAKIPDEYLAGLADLGVFGMKIPREYGGLGLSLVYYGRALALVGSVHPSLGALISAHQSIGVPEPVKEFGTPEQKQEYLPRCAAGAITAFLLTEPDVGSDPARMGATAVLSDDGRSYLLDGVKLWTTNGVIAELVVVMARVPAHTDADGTTHKGGISAFVVEMDSPGITVENRNSFMGLRGIENGVTRFHQVRVPVENRLGREGQGLKIALTTLNTGRLSIPGLCVAAGKWSLKIAREWSNARTQWGRPVGKHEAVGKKIAFIAATTFALEAVFELSAEMADAGQKDVRIEAALAKLWSTELSCRIADELVQIRGGRGFETAESLEARGERAVAAEQLLRDLRINRIFEGSSEIMKLLIAREAVDAHLAAAGDLASSDASLQDKARAAVGASGFYARWLPKLVAGAGMDPRSYGEFGRLGKHLRFVERSSRRLARQTFYGMGRWQAKLEHKQAFLGRIVDIGAELFAMAACCSRAEMLLRTHPEHGAAAFELAEAYCEQARVRVDEYFDQLWRNTDDGDHQLSRKVLAGDYAWLEAGVLDQSEGTGPWIADASPGASNKENLHRKYR; from the coding sequence ATGACGTCCGCTACTGACAACAGTCTCACCGCCGCAAGCGTCAACGCCACAGCAGAAGAAGCCCGCGCCGTCGCCGAGGCCGCCCGCGAAACTGAATGGAACCGGCCCAGCTTTGCCAAGGGCCTGTACTTGGGTAGCTTCGACCTCAGCCTGATCCACCCGTGGCCACAAGCCAAAACGGAGGACGTGGAGCGCGGCGAAGAGTTCATGGCCAAGCTCGAGGCGTTCTGCCGGTCCATGTCCGGACGGGTGATTGAACGCGACGCGAAGATCCCGGACGAGTACCTTGCAGGCCTCGCGGACCTTGGCGTCTTCGGCATGAAAATCCCGCGGGAGTACGGCGGCCTGGGATTGTCCTTGGTCTACTATGGCCGCGCACTCGCTTTGGTGGGCTCCGTCCATCCGAGCCTTGGCGCACTGATTTCGGCACATCAGTCCATTGGTGTTCCGGAGCCCGTGAAGGAATTCGGCACGCCGGAGCAAAAGCAGGAATACCTTCCGCGCTGCGCTGCCGGCGCCATTACGGCTTTTCTCCTGACGGAGCCCGACGTCGGCAGCGACCCCGCCCGGATGGGCGCCACAGCCGTTCTTTCGGACGACGGTCGGTCTTACCTTTTGGACGGCGTGAAACTCTGGACCACCAACGGGGTGATCGCCGAGCTCGTGGTTGTTATGGCCAGGGTTCCTGCCCACACCGACGCCGACGGCACCACGCACAAGGGCGGCATCTCCGCGTTCGTCGTGGAGATGGACTCTCCCGGCATCACCGTGGAAAACCGGAACAGCTTCATGGGCTTGCGCGGTATCGAGAATGGCGTGACCCGTTTCCACCAGGTGCGTGTGCCGGTGGAGAACCGCTTGGGCCGCGAAGGCCAAGGCCTCAAAATCGCCCTCACCACGCTCAATACCGGACGCCTCTCCATCCCCGGCCTGTGCGTTGCCGCAGGGAAATGGAGCCTGAAGATCGCCCGCGAATGGTCCAACGCGCGGACACAATGGGGCCGCCCGGTGGGCAAGCACGAGGCCGTAGGAAAGAAGATTGCGTTCATCGCCGCCACCACCTTCGCGTTGGAAGCTGTGTTTGAACTGTCAGCCGAGATGGCAGACGCCGGCCAAAAGGACGTGCGCATCGAAGCCGCGCTGGCCAAGCTCTGGTCCACTGAACTGAGCTGCCGGATCGCCGATGAACTGGTTCAGATCCGCGGCGGCCGTGGCTTTGAAACCGCCGAATCCCTTGAAGCAAGGGGGGAACGCGCCGTAGCTGCCGAGCAACTCCTCCGGGACCTCCGCATCAACCGGATCTTCGAGGGTTCCAGCGAGATCATGAAACTCCTCATCGCCCGCGAAGCCGTGGACGCACACCTTGCCGCCGCGGGCGACCTCGCCTCATCGGATGCCAGCCTGCAGGACAAGGCGAGGGCCGCCGTCGGAGCTTCAGGTTTCTATGCCCGCTGGCTGCCGAAACTCGTTGCCGGAGCAGGCATGGATCCGCGCTCCTACGGCGAGTTCGGACGATTGGGCAAGCACCTGCGGTTTGTTGAAAGGTCCTCGCGCCGGCTCGCCCGGCAGACTTTCTACGGCATGGGGCGCTGGCAAGCGAAGCTGGAACACAAACAAGCGTTCCTTGGCAGGATCGTGGACATCGGCGCCGAACTGTTCGCGATGGCAGCATGCTGCTCCCGGGCCGAAATGCTGCTCCGTACCCACCCGGAACACGGCGCGGCGGCCTTTGAGCTCGCCGAGGCCTATTGCGAGCAGGCGCGCGTGCGGGTGGACGAATACTTCGACCAGCTGTGGCGGAACACCGACGACGGCGACCACCAGCTTTCGCGCAAAGTCCTCGCCGGCGATTACGCCTGGCTGGAGGCCGGGGTCCTGGATCAGTCCGAAGGAACCGGGCCGTGGATCGCCGATGCTTCCCCGGGCGCCTCAAACAAGGAGAACCTGCACCGGAAATATCGGTAG
- a CDS encoding YchJ family protein encodes MGKYVVQLSFSASDWDNVTPDFSRLRNSACPCLSGEPYNDCCGRFHRGEADAPTAEQLMRSRYSAFVILDPAYLLRTWHASTRPASLELDADMQWRRLDILGTSNGGPLDTTGTVEFAARYRSDGERGVQREHSRFVREARRWYYVDGEVL; translated from the coding sequence GTGGGAAAATATGTTGTCCAGCTCTCATTTTCAGCCTCGGATTGGGACAACGTGACCCCTGATTTCAGCCGACTCCGCAACAGTGCGTGCCCCTGCCTCTCCGGGGAGCCCTATAACGATTGTTGTGGGCGCTTCCACCGCGGCGAGGCCGATGCGCCCACAGCCGAGCAGCTTATGCGTTCCCGGTATTCGGCGTTCGTCATTCTGGATCCGGCATACCTCCTGCGCACTTGGCACGCGTCAACCCGCCCGGCTTCCTTGGAGCTGGACGCGGACATGCAATGGCGCAGGCTCGACATCCTGGGCACGTCAAACGGCGGGCCCTTGGACACCACCGGGACCGTTGAGTTCGCCGCGCGCTACAGGTCCGACGGCGAACGGGGAGTGCAGCGCGAACACAGCCGTTTCGTACGTGAGGCTAGGCGCTGGTACTACGTTGACGGCGAGGTCCTGTAG
- a CDS encoding flavin reductase family protein: MTQTTVEETAAIKAAFAQFPSGVAAFSAMVDFTPEALVASSFTVGVSLEPPLVMFAVQNSSTTWPKLRQASRLGVSVLAEGQEAACLQLSSKTRDRFAGLSTSVSDSGAVLIDGAVLGFECEVVSETPAGDHAIVVLEVKATTINHESKPLIYHGAAFRQLAA, from the coding sequence ATGACACAGACAACCGTGGAAGAAACGGCGGCCATCAAGGCTGCATTTGCGCAGTTCCCGTCCGGAGTGGCTGCCTTCAGTGCCATGGTGGATTTCACGCCAGAAGCCCTGGTGGCATCGTCCTTCACGGTGGGCGTGTCATTGGAGCCGCCGTTGGTGATGTTCGCGGTGCAGAACTCCTCCACAACGTGGCCCAAGCTTCGGCAGGCCAGCAGGCTGGGGGTATCCGTGCTGGCCGAGGGTCAGGAAGCGGCCTGCCTTCAGCTGTCCTCCAAAACCCGGGACCGCTTCGCCGGATTGTCCACCAGCGTCAGTGACTCAGGGGCCGTTCTGATCGACGGCGCGGTGCTGGGTTTCGAGTGCGAGGTTGTCTCCGAGACGCCCGCCGGGGACCACGCGATCGTTGTCCTCGAGGTCAAAGCGACCACCATCAACCACGAATCCAAACCACTGATCTACCACGGAGCAGCGTTCCGGCAGCTCGCCGCTTAG
- a CDS encoding aldo/keto reductase, with protein sequence MSLNELRTLGRTGALISPLTLGTLNFGTGTAPTGPAESIRIIQAALDGGITSIDTADIYSQGEAEVVVGQAIQGRRDDVFLATKFHGQMGSNPAHAGNSRRWIVRAVEDSLRRLNTDRIDLYQAHRPDYNTDLLETITTLNDLIRQGKILYYGTSVFSPAQLVEAQWIANTNHLTPPVVDQVPYSLLVRANERDVFPITQQYGVGVLSYGPLDGGWLAGGYRVGAGQPESSRSAAVPGRFDVNAPFNQGKLHAADALAQLAARYGLTLIQLAVAFALNHPAVTSVIIGPRTEDHLTDYLKAADVVLNDAVLDEIDDIVAPAVNFLERDAGTVAPHLEYPELRRR encoded by the coding sequence ATGAGCCTCAACGAGCTACGAACGCTTGGACGCACTGGCGCCCTGATCAGCCCTCTCACCCTGGGTACCTTGAACTTCGGCACCGGCACCGCCCCCACGGGACCTGCGGAGAGCATCCGCATCATCCAGGCTGCGCTCGACGGCGGCATCACCAGCATCGACACCGCCGATATTTACTCCCAGGGCGAGGCCGAGGTAGTGGTGGGCCAGGCAATCCAAGGAAGGCGCGACGACGTTTTCCTCGCCACCAAATTCCATGGCCAGATGGGGTCCAACCCAGCACACGCCGGAAATTCGCGTCGGTGGATTGTCCGGGCTGTGGAGGACAGCTTGAGGCGGCTCAATACGGACAGGATCGATCTCTACCAAGCGCACCGTCCCGACTACAACACCGATCTCCTTGAGACCATCACCACCCTGAACGATCTCATCCGGCAGGGCAAGATCCTCTACTACGGCACCTCGGTGTTCAGCCCCGCGCAGCTCGTCGAGGCACAGTGGATCGCGAACACCAACCACCTGACGCCGCCGGTGGTGGATCAGGTTCCCTATTCGCTTTTGGTTCGCGCCAACGAACGCGACGTTTTCCCCATCACCCAGCAGTACGGCGTCGGGGTTTTGAGTTATGGACCGCTCGACGGTGGGTGGCTGGCTGGCGGTTACCGCGTTGGCGCGGGCCAGCCCGAAAGCTCGCGTTCGGCCGCTGTGCCCGGCCGGTTCGATGTGAACGCGCCCTTCAACCAAGGCAAGCTGCACGCGGCAGACGCACTCGCACAACTGGCCGCCAGGTACGGACTGACCCTCATCCAGCTCGCTGTGGCCTTTGCGTTGAACCATCCAGCCGTCACCAGTGTGATTATTGGACCGCGGACCGAGGACCATCTCACCGACTACTTGAAGGCCGCCGATGTGGTGCTCAACGACGCGGTTTTGGATGAAATCGATGACATCGTGGCCCCCGCCGTCAACTTCCTTGAGCGGGACGCCGGCACGGTTGCTCCGCATCTGGAGTACCCGGAACTTCGACGTCGGTAG